In Nitrospirota bacterium, the genomic window AGCCAAAGACCTCCGTATGATTACAACTGCCATGAAAATCACCACAGACCTTGAACGTATAGCCGATAATGCCGTAAATATAGCCGAACGAACTATCGAACTTGCCGATGAAAGATACATAGCCTCACACATAAGTTTTCCAATTCTAAGAGACATCACTTGTGGTATGGTCAGAGATGCGGTGGGGTCATTCGTAAAAGAGGATAAATCGCTTGCCTTTGACGTTATGTCACGTGACAAAGAGGTGGATGCAATAAATGAAAAAGTTCTCCACGACCTTCTCTCTATGATGTTAAACGACTGTGATGCGTCTATCCCCGCAACAAAGCTCAGTTATGTATCTAGGTATCTTGAAAGAATCGGAGACCATGCCACAAACATAGCTGAGATGGTGATTTATATGATAGAAGGGCAGATGATTAAGCACAAAGCTGATAAAGACTCTTTTGACATAAATGCCTTAAACCAATAGTCTATGTCTTCTGTGGTAGTGATAGGGGGCGGGCTTGCAGGCTCTGAGGCCGCATGGCAGGCAGCGAGGTTTGGTGTACCGGTAACATTGTACGAAATGAGGCCAGATGTACAAACCGAGGCACACAGGACAGGGCTTTTGGGTGAGCTTGTATGCTCTAACTCCCTGCGGTCAGATCTGCCCGATACCGCCCACGGTTTGCTTAAACAGGAACTCACCATGTTTGGCTCTCTGATTATGGAGGCAGCAAGGCATACATCCGTGCCTGCCGGTTCCGCACTGGCTGTTGACAGAGCTCTGTTTGCCAAGTACATAACAAAGGCTATTGAGTCAAATCCACAAATAGAAGTCATAAGACAGGAGTGTTCAGAGTTATCAAGGCTCAGTCCGATAGGTTTTGACGGCTCTCCAATTGTCTATGTCTTAGCCACAGGGCCTCTTACTTCTCAGTCAATGTCAAATAGTTTGGCTCAGATTTTAGGCCATGACTCACTGTTTTTCTATGACGCTATTGCTCCGGTAATTGATGCCGAAACGATTGATTACT contains:
- the phoU gene encoding phosphate signaling complex protein PhoU produces the protein MYLKENEFAELKDKIQKMGALVEDAVRNSVTSLLDRDVEHAEIIIDGDTPINTFDNELDEYCIKLIALRQPVAKDLRMITTAMKITTDLERIADNAVNIAERTIELADERYIASHISFPILRDITCGMVRDAVGSFVKEDKSLAFDVMSRDKEVDAINEKVLHDLLSMMLNDCDASIPATKLSYVSRYLERIGDHATNIAEMVIYMIEGQMIKHKADKDSFDINALNQ